A single genomic interval of Clostridium facile harbors:
- a CDS encoding sodium-dependent transporter, with protein MEKLKQKGTHHRGEWGSKLGLILAMAGNAVGLGNFWRFPRMAAEYGGGAFMIPYFIALVVVGLPIMITEWHLGRFGGQHGHGTIGPMIYLQAREKVKPKTALAIGTICGALAFAIPVLINSYYNHIVGWSLNYAVQSLFNQLGHGADLTAAYQSAISNPVQAIGFWVIAALLLAVAASKGIKKGIEAWSKIMMPTLYIFGIVLACFALFTQARPETPNLTAIAGLDFLWHPDFSKVNWSVILAACGQIFFTLSLGMGLISNYASFLKKDDDIVVSSIATVSLNEFAEVVLASTAVVPLAYVFMGDDLLQGGSIGFSFISLPNAFMNMPLGNIVGACWFFLLFFAGFTSALALFNYLVTFIEEGLHSSRKVASWVAFVSLIVIGIPVVLEPMLSNGATQIYFETLDSWVGSYLVLFLGFIELIIVGWFVKPQKTLEGINSGAKAKVPSWVVTVFIRIITPAILLLVIVNATIENAKNGFFSWTGIVPEGGDPAIYALWTNLGRGMIIVVFIFGFIMTLRMLRKTYQHELSKQ; from the coding sequence ATGGAAAAGTTAAAACAAAAAGGAACCCATCACCGCGGTGAATGGGGCTCTAAGCTTGGCTTGATTTTAGCCATGGCTGGAAACGCGGTGGGATTAGGCAATTTCTGGCGATTCCCACGTATGGCAGCAGAATATGGTGGCGGCGCATTTATGATACCATATTTCATCGCTTTAGTAGTTGTTGGTTTGCCGATTATGATTACAGAGTGGCATTTAGGACGTTTTGGCGGACAGCATGGCCATGGAACTATCGGACCAATGATCTACTTACAAGCAAGAGAAAAAGTAAAGCCAAAAACTGCTTTAGCAATTGGTACTATCTGTGGTGCATTGGCATTTGCTATTCCTGTATTAATCAATTCTTATTATAACCACATTGTAGGTTGGTCCCTCAACTATGCGGTACAATCCTTGTTTAACCAATTAGGACATGGAGCAGATTTAACAGCTGCATACCAATCGGCAATTTCCAATCCAGTCCAAGCTATTGGCTTCTGGGTAATCGCAGCGTTATTGTTAGCTGTGGCTGCAAGTAAAGGAATCAAAAAAGGGATTGAAGCCTGGTCTAAAATAATGATGCCAACATTATATATTTTCGGCATTGTATTGGCGTGTTTTGCTTTGTTTACCCAAGCACGCCCAGAAACACCTAACTTAACCGCAATTGCAGGGTTAGACTTTTTGTGGCATCCAGATTTCTCTAAAGTAAACTGGAGCGTTATTTTAGCTGCCTGTGGGCAAATCTTCTTTACTTTATCTTTAGGGATGGGGCTTATCTCAAACTATGCTTCCTTCTTAAAAAAAGACGATGATATTGTCGTATCTTCTATTGCTACAGTATCTTTAAATGAATTTGCGGAAGTTGTATTAGCTTCTACCGCAGTAGTCCCTCTCGCCTATGTATTTATGGGAGATGATTTATTGCAAGGTGGAAGCATTGGTTTCTCGTTTATTTCTCTTCCAAATGCATTTATGAATATGCCATTGGGTAATATTGTAGGTGCTTGTTGGTTCTTCTTGCTATTCTTTGCGGGATTTACCTCTGCCTTGGCACTGTTTAACTATCTGGTTACATTTATTGAGGAAGGATTGCATTCTTCTCGTAAAGTTGCCTCTTGGGTTGCCTTTGTTTCATTGATTGTAATTGGTATCCCAGTTGTTCTAGAACCAATGTTAAGCAATGGCGCAACTCAAATCTACTTCGAAACCCTGGATTCCTGGGTAGGTAGTTATTTGGTATTGTTCTTAGGATTTATCGAATTAATTATTGTAGGTTGGTTTGTAAAACCACAAAAAACATTGGAAGGAATTAACTCTGGTGCAAAAGCAAAAGTACCTTCTTGGGTTGTTACAGTATTTATTCGTATTATCACACCAGCAATTTTATTACTGGTAATTGTAAATGCAACAATTGAAAACGCCAAAAACGGTTTCTTCTCTTGGACAGGTATTGTACCAGAAGGTGGGGATCCAGCTATCTATGCTTTATGGACTAATTTAGGCCGTGGTATGATTATTGTCGTATTTATTTTTGGCTTTATTATGACGCTACGTATGTTACGGAAAACATACCAGCATGAATTATCTAAGCAATAG
- a CDS encoding winged helix-turn-helix transcriptional regulator — MTEQTERKDLPDCPVETTLMLIGDKWKVLILRDLMPGTKRFGELKKSLGNVSQKVLTAQLRTMEANGLVNRKVYAEVPPKVEYSLTELGQSLKPILEAMQNWGEEYKSHKN; from the coding sequence ATGACAGAACAAACAGAAAGAAAAGATTTACCAGATTGTCCAGTGGAAACAACTTTAATGTTAATCGGAGATAAATGGAAAGTATTGATTTTACGTGACCTGATGCCAGGAACAAAACGATTTGGAGAATTAAAAAAATCTTTGGGTAATGTATCCCAAAAAGTGCTGACTGCTCAATTACGGACAATGGAAGCCAATGGGTTAGTAAATCGAAAAGTTTATGCCGAAGTGCCACCTAAGGTAGAATATTCCTTGACTGAACTCGGTCAAAGTTTAAAACCAATTTTAGAAGCAATGCAAAATTGGGGAGAGGAATACAAATCCCATAAAAACTAA
- a CDS encoding aldo/keto reductase, with translation MIGKIQIPDTDLVVSPIGLGTVNAGTAWDGEEGFAILEEYIKMGGNLIDTARVYSDWIPGEIGRSERVIGDWIAHRGHHDDFVLITKGGHPPHEDTSISRMTKADMEHDLELSLKALRVDCIDVYMYHRDDTNQSVADLIEVMQEFVNQGKIRYYGCSNWSVSRMEEAMAYCKQKGYRGFVMNEMFYNIASDTMSEPEDPTLAIMDQEMIRFHKNYPVLAVPYFSVCSGFFHKLINKGPETVQDSPYYTPANLELAKKIQGIAVRHNASISQVLLGFYFQQGFPVCPLTGVHSTAQLKDAMGTLNVEFTPEEFAK, from the coding sequence ATGATAGGAAAAATTCAAATTCCAGATACTGACCTGGTTGTTTCTCCCATCGGTTTAGGTACTGTAAATGCAGGTACCGCTTGGGATGGGGAAGAAGGATTTGCGATTCTGGAAGAATATATTAAAATGGGAGGAAACCTCATTGATACCGCCCGCGTTTACTCCGATTGGATTCCAGGAGAAATCGGACGTTCCGAACGTGTTATTGGTGATTGGATTGCACATCGTGGCCATCATGATGATTTTGTACTGATTACCAAAGGAGGGCATCCACCTCATGAAGATACTTCCATTAGCCGTATGACAAAAGCTGATATGGAACATGACTTGGAATTGAGTCTAAAAGCTCTTCGTGTGGACTGTATTGATGTTTATATGTATCATCGTGATGATACCAATCAATCTGTAGCGGATTTGATCGAAGTAATGCAAGAATTTGTAAATCAGGGAAAAATTCGTTACTATGGTTGCTCCAACTGGTCTGTATCCCGTATGGAAGAAGCAATGGCCTATTGTAAACAGAAAGGTTACAGAGGCTTTGTAATGAACGAAATGTTCTATAATATTGCATCCGATACTATGAGCGAACCAGAAGATCCAACCTTAGCAATTATGGATCAAGAAATGATTCGTTTCCATAAGAATTATCCTGTACTTGCGGTTCCATACTTTAGTGTTTGTAGCGGATTCTTCCATAAACTAATTAATAAAGGTCCTGAAACAGTTCAGGATAGCCCATATTATACACCAGCAAATCTGGAGTTAGCCAAAAAAATCCAAGGAATTGCAGTGCGCCATAACGCATCAATTTCTCAAGTATTATTAGGATTCTATTTCCAACAAGGCTTCCCAGTTTGTCCATTAACCGGAGTTCATTCTACTGCTCAGTTGAAAGACGCTATGGGGACTTTAAATGTGGAGTTTACTCCAGAAGAGTTTGCAAAATAG
- the rhaM gene encoding L-rhamnose mutarotase yields the protein MVRKGFKMQLFPGQEAEYEKRHNQLWPEMKEMIHNYGGHNYSIYLDKDTKVLYGYIEVEDEARWAESANDPVCRKWWDFMADIMETNPDNSPVSIDLHPVFHLD from the coding sequence ATGGTAAGAAAAGGTTTTAAAATGCAGTTGTTCCCAGGACAAGAAGCTGAGTATGAAAAACGTCATAACCAACTGTGGCCAGAAATGAAAGAAATGATCCACAATTACGGTGGCCATAACTATTCTATCTATCTGGATAAAGATACCAAAGTTCTCTATGGCTACATTGAAGTAGAAGATGAAGCCAGATGGGCAGAAAGCGCTAATGACCCTGTATGTAGAAAATGGTGGGATTTTATGGCTGATATTATGGAAACAAATCCGGACAACAGCCCTGTTTCAATTGATTTACACCCAGTATTCCATTTAGATTAA
- a CDS encoding biotin transporter BioY has translation MKMSIKTMCVIAIMTAVICVVSPFSIPIPGVVPISLGTLGVYIASSLLGAKKGFIAVLLYLIIGAIGLPVFAQFTGGVSIIAGPTGGYMVGYLLMALLTGWFTDHSNNIVWKISLGMVLGTLACYLLGTIWLAYTMKLDLIAALWAGVIPFIPGDIVKIVLSVSLAKVLRPQLSRFLSSTQKTTAV, from the coding sequence ATGAAAATGAGTATAAAAACAATGTGTGTAATCGCTATTATGACAGCTGTTATTTGTGTAGTGTCCCCATTTTCTATTCCCATTCCTGGTGTAGTACCAATCTCATTGGGTACACTAGGGGTTTACATTGCCTCCAGTTTGTTAGGGGCTAAAAAAGGGTTTATTGCTGTATTGTTGTATCTGATAATAGGCGCAATAGGACTTCCAGTATTTGCTCAGTTTACAGGAGGAGTCTCCATTATAGCTGGACCAACGGGAGGATATATGGTGGGCTACCTCTTGATGGCTTTACTGACTGGATGGTTTACAGATCACTCAAATAATATTGTCTGGAAAATATCTCTTGGTATGGTATTAGGAACTTTAGCTTGTTATTTGTTGGGAACAATATGGTTGGCTTATACTATGAAATTAGATTTGATAGCAGCGTTATGGGCAGGCGTGATACCATTTATTCCAGGGGATATTGTAAAAATTGTTTTATCGGTTTCTTTGGCAAAAGTATTGCGTCCACAGCTGTCCCGATTTTTATCTTCAACCCAAAAAACTACCGCAGTATAA
- a CDS encoding peptidylprolyl isomerase — protein sequence MSNPIVTIETNHGGVIKVELYPEIAPNTVNNFISLVQKGFYNGTIFHRVIPGFMIQGGDPNGIGTGGPGYHIKGEFSYNGFENNLKHTKGVISMARAAHPDSAGSQFFIMVEDAPHLDGQYAAFGKVIEGMEEAERIVGVQRNFSDKPLYDEVMEKVTVETFGETYPEPETL from the coding sequence ATGAGCAATCCAATTGTAACAATTGAAACAAATCATGGTGGTGTAATTAAAGTAGAATTGTATCCAGAAATCGCACCAAATACCGTAAATAACTTTATCTCGTTAGTACAAAAAGGATTTTATAATGGTACTATCTTTCACCGTGTTATCCCTGGGTTTATGATTCAAGGTGGGGATCCAAACGGCATTGGTACAGGAGGACCAGGATACCATATTAAAGGAGAGTTCTCTTATAACGGATTTGAGAATAATTTGAAACACACAAAAGGTGTTATTTCTATGGCAAGAGCTGCCCATCCAGATAGTGCTGGCTCTCAGTTTTTTATTATGGTAGAAGATGCTCCACATTTAGATGGTCAATATGCTGCTTTTGGGAAAGTAATAGAAGGTATGGAAGAAGCAGAACGTATTGTAGGAGTACAACGTAATTTTAGTGATAAACCTTTATATGATGAAGTAATGGAAAAAGTTACAGTAGAAACTTTTGGTGAAACTTATCCAGAACCAGAAACTCTCTAA
- a CDS encoding ROK family protein, protein MYFIGIDLGGTNIVASVVDEQYRMLSKVKCKTNLPRSAEKICDDMAKLCYQAMEESEVPLQEVDSIGIGTPGHIDPAQKIIEFSCNFDFHKVHLAKLMAERIPLPVYLENDANAAALGELLVGAGKGASSMVMITLGTGVGGGVIFHNQIYSGFNYCGGELGHTVIEQNGWDCNCGRKGCFEAYSSATGLIRMTKEAMETHPKTVLHDIVEQTGELNAKTAFDAMRMGDIVASKVVDTYIHYLACGLTNMINIFQPEILCLGGGVSNEGDTLLQPLQQIIDAEDYARGTAKRTKLAVAQLGNDAGIIGAAFAFRYQ, encoded by the coding sequence ATGTATTTTATTGGAATTGATTTAGGTGGTACTAATATTGTAGCATCTGTAGTGGATGAACAATACCGAATGTTATCCAAAGTAAAATGTAAAACAAACCTTCCACGTTCTGCAGAAAAAATTTGTGATGATATGGCGAAATTATGCTATCAAGCAATGGAGGAAAGTGAAGTTCCTTTGCAGGAAGTGGATTCCATTGGAATTGGAACTCCTGGACATATTGATCCAGCACAAAAAATAATTGAATTTTCCTGTAATTTCGATTTTCATAAAGTACATTTGGCAAAGCTGATGGCAGAGAGGATTCCTCTTCCCGTTTATTTGGAAAACGATGCTAACGCAGCTGCGTTAGGGGAACTGCTTGTAGGAGCAGGAAAAGGTGCTTCTTCTATGGTAATGATTACGTTGGGGACCGGTGTAGGCGGAGGCGTTATATTTCATAACCAAATATATAGCGGATTTAATTACTGTGGAGGAGAACTAGGTCATACTGTTATAGAACAAAATGGCTGGGATTGTAATTGTGGAAGGAAAGGCTGCTTTGAAGCATATTCTTCTGCAACTGGTTTAATCCGTATGACCAAAGAGGCAATGGAAACCCATCCAAAAACGGTTCTACATGATATTGTGGAACAGACAGGAGAATTGAACGCAAAAACTGCTTTTGATGCTATGAGGATGGGAGATATCGTGGCAAGCAAGGTTGTGGATACTTATATCCATTATTTAGCTTGTGGATTAACCAATATGATAAATATATTTCAACCAGAAATCCTATGTTTAGGAGGTGGTGTCAGCAATGAAGGGGATACCTTATTGCAGCCTTTACAACAAATAATAGATGCGGAAGATTACGCTAGGGGAACCGCTAAAAGGACAAAGTTGGCAGTAGCTCAATTGGGGAATGATGCTGGGATTATTGGAGCTGCATTTGCGTTCCGTTACCAATAA
- a CDS encoding sodium:solute symporter family protein has product MQKYVVIWATIVIYIVAMSVIGIINSKATKGIASFTVGGRDAGGWISALSYGTAYFSAVMFIGYAGTSGWKYGLWAVLIGLGNAIFGSWLAWKVLASRTREVSHRLKIKSMPQLFSLRFKSQRMKVFSAIVIFIFLIPYSASVYKGLSSVCSVLLGIDVTVCMIVIAVAACVVLVIGGYLATLKADFMQGIIMAVGIVLLIIFVMISPAVTDNGSISGMVDFMKQNKMMPLSTGDTIALISTILMTSFGTWGLPQMIHKYYGIKNEKEVKRGIVVSTIFALLVSVGGYFIGSLSHLVFGNQLPEGGVDYIVPRMLDAANLPNILLGIVLVLLISSSVSTLSSITLTACSTFSLDLLKPAFKMKEKSSGWVIRILCILFVLASYVIANTNTPILDMMSYSWGIVSGSFLAPYVLSLYLKWLNKAGAWSGMIGGFSIAMLPAVSKIILLIMGSPNGTEGFIGGSNFLAAQGPTFAVVAMVISLLLCVVVSKLTAKEKVDNLFFYEGVIENE; this is encoded by the coding sequence TTGCAAAAGTATGTAGTGATATGGGCGACAATTGTTATTTATATTGTTGCGATGTCTGTAATTGGCATTATTAATTCCAAAGCAACCAAAGGGATTGCTTCTTTTACTGTAGGAGGGCGAGATGCTGGAGGGTGGATTTCAGCGCTAAGCTATGGTACAGCTTATTTTTCCGCTGTAATGTTTATTGGTTACGCTGGTACTTCCGGTTGGAAATACGGCTTATGGGCTGTTTTGATTGGTTTAGGAAATGCTATCTTTGGCTCCTGGCTTGCCTGGAAAGTATTGGCGTCTAGAACAAGGGAAGTTTCCCACCGGCTAAAGATTAAATCTATGCCGCAACTGTTTTCTTTGCGCTTCAAAAGCCAGCGGATGAAAGTATTTTCCGCCATCGTTATTTTTATCTTTTTAATTCCTTATTCTGCTTCTGTTTATAAAGGATTGAGTAGTGTATGTTCTGTACTGCTAGGAATTGATGTAACAGTATGTATGATTGTAATAGCGGTTGCAGCCTGTGTTGTTTTGGTAATAGGAGGCTATTTAGCAACCTTAAAAGCTGATTTTATGCAGGGTATTATCATGGCAGTTGGAATTGTTCTATTGATTATTTTTGTGATGATTTCTCCAGCTGTTACGGATAACGGTAGCATATCTGGCATGGTAGATTTTATGAAACAGAATAAAATGATGCCATTATCTACGGGAGATACAATTGCTTTGATTTCTACAATTTTGATGACCAGTTTTGGTACTTGGGGCTTGCCTCAGATGATCCATAAATATTACGGGATTAAAAATGAAAAAGAAGTAAAACGAGGTATTGTTGTTTCCACTATTTTTGCTTTGTTGGTATCTGTTGGCGGATACTTTATTGGTTCTTTGTCCCATTTGGTATTTGGCAACCAATTGCCAGAAGGTGGAGTAGATTATATTGTTCCTAGAATGTTAGACGCAGCGAATTTGCCAAATATCCTGTTGGGAATTGTTCTGGTATTATTAATTTCCTCTTCTGTATCTACGTTATCTTCTATTACATTGACAGCATGTTCTACTTTTTCTTTAGATTTGTTAAAACCTGCTTTTAAAATGAAAGAAAAATCTTCTGGTTGGGTTATTCGTATCCTATGTATTCTGTTTGTATTGGCTTCTTATGTTATCGCAAATACTAACACCCCAATTTTGGATATGATGTCCTATTCCTGGGGGATTGTCTCCGGTTCTTTCTTAGCACCTTATGTATTGTCCCTGTATTTAAAATGGCTGAATAAGGCAGGGGCATGGTCTGGTATGATAGGAGGATTCTCCATTGCTATGTTACCAGCAGTTAGTAAAATTATCCTGTTGATCATGGGTAGCCCTAATGGAACAGAAGGATTCATCGGAGGCTCAAATTTCTTAGCAGCTCAAGGTCCAACCTTTGCGGTAGTGGCTATGGTAATTTCCCTGCTACTTTGTGTAGTTGTAAGTAAACTGACAGCAAAAGAAAAAGTTGATAACCTGTTTTTCTATGAAGGTGTTATCGAAAACGAATAG
- a CDS encoding DUF6518 family protein gives MLKKCSFPLFSFFIGIVVGLATVFGQKYLPGALNSLANSGSVWVVPAFYIAKSYKQKWKSIISSMIYLLICVTTYYGYYSISWKIGFTIGFHQAIWLCCAVIFGFIFGLGGNISQYGKGTIKYLCKVMLPATFLSESLMLISHFQQYSHMLDVIFMWFFIGISLYFINCKKEWYSKHYLLALLIMLSLGFLGYQLIYYSDVFA, from the coding sequence ATGTTAAAAAAATGTTCATTTCCATTATTCAGCTTTTTTATTGGAATAGTAGTAGGTCTAGCTACTGTATTTGGACAAAAATATCTTCCAGGGGCGTTAAATAGTCTGGCAAACTCTGGTTCAGTTTGGGTTGTTCCAGCATTTTATATCGCCAAATCTTACAAACAAAAATGGAAATCTATCATATCAAGCATGATTTACTTGTTAATATGCGTAACAACATATTATGGATATTATTCTATCAGTTGGAAAATAGGCTTTACCATTGGATTTCATCAAGCAATATGGCTTTGTTGTGCAGTTATATTCGGATTTATATTTGGCTTAGGAGGAAACATATCACAATATGGAAAAGGAACCATAAAATATTTGTGTAAAGTAATGTTACCCGCTACTTTTTTATCAGAAAGTTTAATGTTAATATCCCATTTTCAACAATATTCACATATGCTAGATGTTATTTTTATGTGGTTTTTTATTGGAATTTCGTTATATTTTATCAATTGTAAAAAAGAGTGGTATTCTAAACACTATTTGCTGGCATTGCTGATCATGTTAAGCTTAGGATTTTTAGGATATCAATTAATTTACTATAGTGATGTTTTTGCATGA
- a CDS encoding NADH peroxidase: MKKFVCQVCGYVYEGEAAPEFCPQCNAPASKFTEQTGEMSWAAEHVVGVAKGVSEDILEDLRANFNGECTEVGMYLAMARVAHREGYPEIGLYWEKAAYEEAEHAAKFAELLGEVVTDSTKKNLEMRVEAENGATAGKFDLAKRAKAANLDAIHDTVHEMARDEARHGKAFQGLLNRYFGK, translated from the coding sequence ATGAAAAAATTTGTCTGTCAAGTATGTGGATATGTTTATGAAGGTGAAGCTGCTCCAGAATTTTGCCCACAATGTAATGCTCCTGCTTCTAAATTTACAGAACAAACTGGAGAAATGTCCTGGGCTGCTGAACACGTTGTAGGTGTAGCAAAAGGCGTTAGCGAAGATATTCTGGAAGATTTAAGAGCAAACTTCAATGGGGAATGCACAGAAGTTGGTATGTATTTAGCTATGGCTCGTGTTGCACATAGAGAAGGTTACCCAGAAATCGGTTTATACTGGGAAAAAGCTGCTTATGAAGAAGCAGAACATGCTGCTAAGTTTGCTGAACTGTTGGGCGAAGTTGTAACAGACTCCACTAAGAAAAACCTGGAAATGAGAGTAGAAGCGGAAAACGGCGCTACTGCTGGTAAATTTGATCTGGCAAAACGTGCTAAAGCTGCTAACTTGGATGCAATTCATGATACTGTTCATGAAATGGCTAGAGACGAAGCTCGTCACGGTAAAGCATTCCAAGGCTTATTGAACAGATATTTTGGTAAATAA
- a CDS encoding diacylglycerol/lipid kinase family protein: protein MAKKLLFIINPRAGKAQIKNRLVQILDLFTKYHYEVTVHVTQARMDGYECAKKMAEQYDIVVCSGGDGTMSEVVKGVMECKHQPLLGYIPAGTTNDFASSLHLFKDMNKSAKTVVDGVPYLCDIGHFNQDIFTYVAAFGVFTDVTYQTPQGEKNTLGHLAYILEGAKRLHTIRSYHVIVEHDGETIEDDLILGMITNSSSIGGFKGISGKNIQMDDGLFEVTLIKPLRNPLEFQAAVNALISKTPNPNLMYHFKTSKITFQCQEPIAWTLDGEFGGEQTEVTIQNQKHAITILRPVRKR, encoded by the coding sequence ATGGCAAAAAAGTTGCTATTTATTATAAACCCAAGGGCAGGAAAAGCACAAATTAAAAACCGTTTGGTTCAAATTTTGGATTTGTTTACAAAATATCACTACGAAGTAACTGTACATGTCACACAGGCTAGGATGGATGGTTATGAATGTGCCAAAAAAATGGCGGAACAATATGATATTGTTGTATGCAGCGGTGGGGATGGAACCATGAGTGAAGTGGTAAAAGGAGTTATGGAGTGTAAACACCAACCTTTATTAGGGTATATCCCTGCAGGGACAACTAATGACTTTGCCTCCAGTTTGCATCTATTTAAGGACATGAATAAATCTGCAAAAACAGTGGTAGATGGGGTACCATATTTGTGTGACATTGGCCATTTTAATCAGGATATTTTTACTTATGTTGCGGCATTTGGTGTATTTACGGATGTAACTTATCAAACACCACAGGGGGAAAAAAATACATTAGGGCATCTTGCATATATTTTAGAAGGAGCAAAAAGGCTGCATACGATCCGTTCTTATCATGTCATCGTTGAACACGATGGAGAAACGATTGAGGATGATTTGATTTTAGGTATGATAACAAACTCCAGTTCCATTGGTGGCTTTAAAGGAATTAGCGGAAAGAATATTCAAATGGATGATGGATTATTTGAGGTTACTTTAATAAAGCCTTTGCGAAATCCTTTGGAATTTCAGGCTGCTGTAAACGCATTGATTTCCAAAACCCCAAACCCGAATTTGATGTATCATTTTAAAACTTCTAAAATAACGTTCCAATGTCAAGAACCAATTGCTTGGACATTGGATGGAGAATTTGGAGGGGAACAAACAGAGGTAACAATACAAAACCAAAAACACGCAATTACAATTTTGCGTCCAGTTAGAAAACGCTAA
- the ilvN gene encoding acetolactate synthase small subunit encodes MEQMHIISVLMDNTTGVLLRIAGLFSRRAYNISSIAAAETENPAITRMTIVAHGDDATLEQIVKQLMKLIDVREVKVVDSKTAVCREHLLLKMYHTDENRVGIIGTANLFDAKIIDSSEDTITFELTGEHAKLLSFINMMKPYGIKQLVKTGISALERG; translated from the coding sequence ATGGAACAAATGCATATTATTTCTGTATTGATGGATAACACTACAGGTGTATTATTAAGGATTGCGGGTTTGTTCAGTCGGCGTGCTTATAATATTTCCAGTATTGCAGCGGCAGAAACGGAAAATCCAGCAATTACTCGTATGACAATTGTAGCCCACGGGGATGACGCTACTCTAGAGCAGATTGTAAAACAGTTGATGAAACTGATTGATGTACGGGAAGTAAAAGTAGTGGATAGCAAAACCGCCGTCTGTAGAGAACATTTGTTGTTGAAAATGTACCACACAGATGAAAACCGTGTGGGAATTATTGGGACAGCAAATTTGTTTGATGCCAAGATTATTGATAGTTCTGAAGATACCATTACCTTTGAATTGACAGGGGAACATGCGAAATTGCTCTCTTTTATCAATATGATGAAACCATATGGAATTAAGCAATTGGTAAAAACAGGTATTTCTGCTTTGGAACGGGGCTAA